The sequence below is a genomic window from Polyangiaceae bacterium.
GGATGTTCAGCTCTTCGTTGAAGCAAGGAGCGATGACCGAAAGCGCGAAGTTTTCCATGCTCAGCGGCCGAACCATAGCTCATTGTGGTTTGCCGTACACCTCGACCTCGCCGAGGCACAAGTGCCCGGGATTGTTCTTGCTTCGGATGCGAACGTAGCGCGCGAGCTCGCCCGAGAGCCGGGCCTTCCAGGGCGAGGATTCGCTGAACGGCTCACTACGCTCGGCGACCTGCTTGAAGTTGTCGCCGTCCGCGGAGAGCTCGATCACCAACGGCACCAGGGTCTCGTCCTTCTCGGCGCGGCCGAACACCCGCACCTCGCTGATGGAGTGGTAGCGGAGCAGGTCGATGCGGAGCCAAGGCTCGCGCTCCTGGTTGGTGATGAAGCCGCAGCGCCCGTTGAGCACGCCGTCCGTGGCTCCCGTGGCGGGGGGCGTGCCCGGACGCCGGCTGCTGGCGATGGCAGGCTTGTCTCGCCCGATGTTCTTGGGCGCGTTCGCGGTGAGCAGCAACGCGATAACCAGTGCCACCGGCGCGACCACGAAGAAGAACAGCTTCAGGCCGCGGAGCACGCGCAGACGCCGCGGCGTTCGCGTCTCGAATTGATCGCACACGAATCGCAAGAGCCGATCCGCCTCGTCGCGCCGCCGCCGCGCCTCGCTCGCCTTCAGGCGATCGGGCGCCAGCGAGTCCGGCTTCGTCATCAGCGCTTCCAGGCCGCGCAGGGCCTTCGGAATTTCGCCTTCCAGCTTGGCCCACGCCACCTGCGGCGGCAGAGGATCCGTGAGGGTCTCGGTGCGTGCCACCAGCAGGGCGGATACCGCCAGCCCGAAGGCTTCGCGGTACAGCGCGAGGGCGGCGGTGTCCTGACCGTCGTCGCTCAACGCTCGCGCGGCCGTCGCGCGCGCCAGCGCCGCGCCGCCGAACTGCCGAACGCGCATCGCGTCCCGGTAGCTGGTGGCGCGTTCGATCGCGCGGCGCCCGAGCAGCGGCTCGGTCAGTCGAGCCCAGATACTCACGGCCTTCCCGGAGGTGGCGGTGGCGCGTAGTAGACCGGCGCCGGCGGGAACCGACGGCGTTCGGCGTGGTCGTTGTAGATGTTGATGGCGTCGTACTGATACGGCTGCGCCGAGATCAGGACCACGGAGCCGGCGATTGTCGTACCCACGGCGCAGGCCAGGGCGCCGAGGCCCACCGTGGTCTGCGTATCAGTGCGGTCTTCCCGCGGAGAAAGCAGGACGATGCCCCCCACCGCGCAGGCGGCGCCCAGCACGCTGAGGACGAAGCCCGACGTCATTCGCGATTCGTACGTCTCCGCGGCTTCCCGCGCTTCGGGGTCGTCGCTCACCGCCTCCACCAGACCGCTCCCCGCAAAGCCGTGCGGATAGCGTCGCCCATCCCGCTCGTACGCCGGGGAGCCGCCCTCCATCACGATGGACAGCCGAGGACCCCGCTGCGGCGTGTAGTGCGTGGAGCACGCCGAGAGCTCGAGGGCGAGCAGCGCCAGGGCCAACCGTTTCATGCGCGCCGGACCGTACCAGAGGGATCCCCGGGGGGTACACTGGGCTGGTGGATCTCACGGCGCTGGCCTGGGCAGGCGATGCGGAAGGTACCGCGGCGGCACTGAAAGCGGGGGCGGATCCGCTGGAGCAATGCCCCTACACCGGCATGACCGCGCTGCTCGCCGCTTGTGAGGCAGGTCACGCACCCGTGGCGGAGCTGCTGCTCCGCGCCGGAGCCGATCCCAATCACCAGCATCGGGATGGCTACGACTGCTGGGGCTCCACCAAGAGCGACGCGGTCAAGCACCTCTTGCTTCGCTTCGGGTGCACGTTGACTCGCGAGGCCAACGAAGAAGCCCGCGGCAAGCGCGGTCGCCACGTCCTCGCGCTCACTCCTCACGACTCCACCTGGACTGCGACGGTGCCGGGTCGGTCATTGGAAGTGGAGGCGAAGCTCGCGACCCTTCCGCCCAAAGCCGGCAGTGCGCGCTTGGTCGTGGGAGAGAGCGTGGAGCTCGACGTCGGCGCGGTGCACTACCGGGACCAATCCGAGGTCAGCCTCGTGCTGTCGGGTTTCGTCGGCGAGGTCTGGGTCCGCATCTACGATCGGGAAACCCTCGCCCACAACGCCGGGCCTCTGAGCTTCTGGCTGCCCCCTTGGGATTGATCAGCGAAGCCAGCGGAACCATCGCGCCATCCAGTGCGCCACGGAGGGCGTGAGGCGCGAGCGGTTGTAGGCATCGCCCAGGCGTTTCACGAGCTCCCCGGTGGTGGGATAAGGAAACACGGTGCTCGAAACCGCGCTCAAGTTCAGCCCCGCGCTCATGGCCAGACACAGCGTTGCGATCAGGTCCCCCGCGTTGGGCGCAACGATGGTCGCACTCCGGATGCGCCCGCGCGAGTCGTGAAGAACCTGGGCGTAGCCTTCGGTGTGCCCTTCGACGATGGCGCGGTCGTTGTCTTCCAGGTCGACGCCGATGGACGCCAAAGTCTCCCCTTCGCTCGGCATTCCGACGTGGGCCACTTCGGGATCGGTATAGGTGACCCAAGGAATCACCAGCTCCGAGGCGCGCCGCCGCCCGAAGAACAAGGCGTTCTGCAGCACCAGGCGCGCCATCGCGTCAGCGGCGTGGGTGAACTGCCACATGCCCGCGACGTCCCCGGCAGCGTACACGCGGCGGTTGTCGGTGCGCAGGTGAGCGTCCACCACGACGCCGCGGTCGTTCACTCTCACGCCTGCTGCGTCGAGTCC
It includes:
- a CDS encoding discoidin domain-containing protein, producing the protein MSIWARLTEPLLGRRAIERATSYRDAMRVRQFGGAALARATAARALSDDGQDTAALALYREAFGLAVSALLVARTETLTDPLPPQVAWAKLEGEIPKALRGLEALMTKPDSLAPDRLKASEARRRRDEADRLLRFVCDQFETRTPRRLRVLRGLKLFFFVVAPVALVIALLLTANAPKNIGRDKPAIASSRRPGTPPATGATDGVLNGRCGFITNQEREPWLRIDLLRYHSISEVRVFGRAEKDETLVPLVIELSADGDNFKQVAERSEPFSESSPWKARLSGELARYVRIRSKNNPGHLCLGEVEVYGKPQ